A DNA window from Accipiter gentilis chromosome 30, bAccGen1.1, whole genome shotgun sequence contains the following coding sequences:
- the CST7 gene encoding cystatin-F isoform X2, giving the protein MRGRCRDHQARALWLDFEEEGRSLLLLAGSSSEAVEMAANFTCSFATLCCLALWSFTGTSGATYVPPPHSTMKPGSPVPMNTNNPGVRKAARFGVYRYNNSSNDLFLFKESQINKAMVQIVRGLKYMLHVEIGRTVCEKREHSSLDSCHFQREKPLQQMLRCYFEVWITPWLHKAFVPVARCH; this is encoded by the exons ATGCGCGGCCGGTGCCGCGATCACCAAGCCAGAGCTTTGTGGCTGGACTTTGAG GAAGAAGGGCGGTCGCTCCTTTTGCTGGCGGGCTCCTCTTCCGAAGCGGTGGAGATGGCAGCGAACTTCACCTGCAGCTTCGCCACACTTTGCTGTTTAGCGCTCTGGAGCTTCACCGGGACTTCAGGCG CTACGTATGTCCCACCACCTCATTCGACCATGAAACCTGGCTCCCCCGTCCCAATGAACACCAACAACCCTGGTGTTCGCAAGGCAGCTCGCTTTGGGGTTTACAGATACAACAACAGTTCCAATGACCTCTTTCTGTTTAAGGAATCGCAAATAAACAAAGCCATGGTACAG ATTGTCAGAGGGCTGAAATACATGCTCCACGTGGAAATTGGACGCACCGTGTGTGAGAAGAGGGAGCACTCCAGCCTCGACAGCTGTCACTTCCAGAGGGAAAAACCCCTGCAACAG ATGCTGAGATGCTATTTTGAGGTCTGGATAACGCCTTGGTTACATAAAGCATTTGTCCCCGTTGCTCGCTGTCACTGA
- the CST7 gene encoding cystatin-F isoform X3, with product MRGRCRDHQARALWLDFEPIRALGEAHLPLQEEGRSLLLLAGSSSEAVEMAANFTCSFATLCCLALWSFTGTSGATYVPPPHSTMKPGSPVPMNTNNPGVRKAARFGVYRYNNSSNDLFLFKESQINKAMVQMLRCYFEVWITPWLHKAFVPVARCH from the exons ATGCGCGGCCGGTGCCGCGATCACCAAGCCAGAGCTTTGTGGCTGGACTTTGAG ccAATAAGAGCACTCGGAGAGGCACATCTTCCCTTGCAGGAAGAAGGGCGGTCGCTCCTTTTGCTGGCGGGCTCCTCTTCCGAAGCGGTGGAGATGGCAGCGAACTTCACCTGCAGCTTCGCCACACTTTGCTGTTTAGCGCTCTGGAGCTTCACCGGGACTTCAGGCG CTACGTATGTCCCACCACCTCATTCGACCATGAAACCTGGCTCCCCCGTCCCAATGAACACCAACAACCCTGGTGTTCGCAAGGCAGCTCGCTTTGGGGTTTACAGATACAACAACAGTTCCAATGACCTCTTTCTGTTTAAGGAATCGCAAATAAACAAAGCCATGGTACAG ATGCTGAGATGCTATTTTGAGGTCTGGATAACGCCTTGGTTACATAAAGCATTTGTCCCCGTTGCTCGCTGTCACTGA
- the CST7 gene encoding cystatin-F isoform X1 — MRGRCRDHQARALWLDFEPIRALGEAHLPLQEEGRSLLLLAGSSSEAVEMAANFTCSFATLCCLALWSFTGTSGATYVPPPHSTMKPGSPVPMNTNNPGVRKAARFGVYRYNNSSNDLFLFKESQINKAMVQIVRGLKYMLHVEIGRTVCEKREHSSLDSCHFQREKPLQQMLRCYFEVWITPWLHKAFVPVARCH, encoded by the exons ATGCGCGGCCGGTGCCGCGATCACCAAGCCAGAGCTTTGTGGCTGGACTTTGAG ccAATAAGAGCACTCGGAGAGGCACATCTTCCCTTGCAGGAAGAAGGGCGGTCGCTCCTTTTGCTGGCGGGCTCCTCTTCCGAAGCGGTGGAGATGGCAGCGAACTTCACCTGCAGCTTCGCCACACTTTGCTGTTTAGCGCTCTGGAGCTTCACCGGGACTTCAGGCG CTACGTATGTCCCACCACCTCATTCGACCATGAAACCTGGCTCCCCCGTCCCAATGAACACCAACAACCCTGGTGTTCGCAAGGCAGCTCGCTTTGGGGTTTACAGATACAACAACAGTTCCAATGACCTCTTTCTGTTTAAGGAATCGCAAATAAACAAAGCCATGGTACAG ATTGTCAGAGGGCTGAAATACATGCTCCACGTGGAAATTGGACGCACCGTGTGTGAGAAGAGGGAGCACTCCAGCCTCGACAGCTGTCACTTCCAGAGGGAAAAACCCCTGCAACAG ATGCTGAGATGCTATTTTGAGGTCTGGATAACGCCTTGGTTACATAAAGCATTTGTCCCCGTTGCTCGCTGTCACTGA